Proteins found in one Deltaproteobacteria bacterium genomic segment:
- a CDS encoding aromatic ring-hydroxylating dioxygenase subunit alpha, translating into MTDTGTTNAPLTKGHYSVARVLDGWYALCRGDELRDAPLARTIFDLPVVLFRDASGRAATLLDRCAHRNAPLSLGTIDAAGHLACGYHGWRFDRGGACREVPGLLDGSDASGRCVPAFATREQDGFVWVWGRADGEPTGTPIRIPHIDDPEYLVVLREYDVECTMHAALENALDVPHTAFVHRGDFRGKGSREIEAVRRRIPGGIEVEYIGEPPLSGATTDAEGRPIVSQHWDRFFLPGVAQVEYRTSAGRHLVSTLPHTPVSDLRTRFWLVSCWKVPVDKRDEMRPIIEKQLDTILAQDAEILRQQTRRIREFGGESYRSTALDLMGPEILRMLRQAERGLPADTAPIDRRITLRVF; encoded by the coding sequence ATGACAGATACCGGAACGACCAACGCGCCGCTCACCAAGGGTCACTACTCCGTCGCGCGCGTGCTCGACGGCTGGTACGCACTCTGCCGTGGTGACGAACTGCGTGATGCTCCGCTGGCGCGGACGATCTTCGATCTGCCGGTGGTGCTCTTCCGCGACGCGAGCGGCCGCGCTGCGACGCTGCTCGATCGCTGCGCGCATCGCAATGCACCGCTTTCCCTCGGTACCATCGATGCGGCAGGACATCTCGCTTGTGGGTATCACGGCTGGCGCTTCGATAGAGGTGGCGCGTGCCGCGAGGTGCCGGGACTGCTCGACGGCAGCGACGCCAGCGGTCGCTGCGTGCCAGCCTTCGCGACGCGCGAGCAGGATGGATTCGTGTGGGTGTGGGGACGTGCCGACGGCGAGCCGACAGGCACGCCCATTCGCATTCCTCACATCGACGACCCCGAGTATCTGGTCGTCCTGCGCGAGTATGACGTCGAGTGCACGATGCACGCGGCGTTGGAGAACGCGCTCGATGTACCGCACACCGCGTTCGTGCACCGCGGCGATTTCCGCGGCAAAGGCAGCCGCGAGATCGAGGCGGTGCGGCGGCGGATTCCCGGCGGCATCGAAGTCGAGTACATCGGCGAGCCACCGCTCTCGGGCGCTACGACCGACGCTGAGGGCCGGCCGATCGTCTCACAACACTGGGATCGATTTTTCCTGCCGGGTGTCGCGCAGGTCGAGTACCGAACCAGCGCCGGCCGCCATTTGGTCAGTACGCTGCCGCACACGCCCGTGAGCGATCTGCGGACGCGCTTCTGGCTGGTGTCGTGTTGGAAAGTTCCCGTCGACAAACGCGACGAGATGCGGCCGATCATCGAAAAGCAGCTCGATACCATCCTCGCACAGGACGCCGAGATCCTGCGCCAGCAGACGCGGCGCATCCGCGAGTTCGGCGGCGAGTCGTACCGCTCCACCGCACTCGACCTGATGGGTCCGGAAATCTTGCGCATGCTGCGTCAGGCCGAGCGTGGGCTTCCCGCCGACACGGCACCGATCGATCGCCGCATCACGCTGCGGGTGTTCTGA